TGCAAGCTAACAATTCGGGTAAAAAACAGAGATGAAGAAAGTGATCACTTGGAGTTACCTAGCAAGAGATTGTAGGTTTCAAAGAGTGAtaaagaaaattccaatccaTTGGTGGAGGCTGTCAGTCAACCTCGCCACCCATAATGAGTCTCCTTGtttggaactgtcgtgggcttggaAACCTATGTATAGGGAAGGAGCTTGGTGAGTTAGTCCAAGCAAAAGATCCCTCCGTCGTGTTTATAGCCAGAACTGTcatgggcttgggaacctaTGTACAGGGAAGGAGCTTGGTGAGTTAGTCCAAGCAAAAGATCCCTCCGTCGTGTTTATAGCCGAGACATGGGCGGATGAAGCAAGGCTAAAGGTTCTAAAAACTACTCTTCTTTTTGATGACATGTTTGTTGTTCCAAGAGTTAACAGAGGTGGGGGACTTGTgttgttttggaaaaattcaATCAAGGTCTCGGTGAAAACTTCTTCAAAGAATCATATTGACTCGATTATTGGAGAAGGGTCTGAAGGTGCATGGAGGTTCACGGGGTTTTATGGGGAACCAATTACTCATATGAGACACGAATCTTGGGAGCTCTTACAATCACTCAATAGGCGTTTTAATTTGCCTTGGCTGGTGGCTAGGGATTTTAATGAGATAGTAAGGAATTCGGAGAAGAAAGGAGGAAATAATAGAAGCCATGCACAAATGCAAAGATTCAGGGAGGCGTTGGATGCCTGTGGCTTCATGGATTTAGGATACATGGGGTCTCCTTTCATGTGGCAGAAGCACTTCAGAGATGGACATTCGGTTTGGGAAAGACTAGACAGAGTGTTGGCTAACGCAGATTGGGTTCTTAAGTTTGGGGGTTCAAAACTTCATCACCTCTAGTGCACAACATCGGATCACTCTCCCTTATGGATCATGCCTGATGGTATTGAACCTCCTCAAAGCGCCCAACCTTTTCGCTTCAGGGAAATGTGGTTGGCAGACAAAGGATGTTCTGATATGGTGAAGGTAGAATGGTGTAGAGAAGATAATGATATTGCAGGGTTTGGTGTCACTCAGAAAATTAATCGATGCGGTAAGGCATTGACTCAATGGAGCCAGAGGTGCTTTGGTAGTGTAAGGAAAGAtctgcaaaagaaaaaacaactcCTAACACGTGCTGAATTTGATGCATTGATCTTTGGGGCCAACTATCGGGTTGGAGAATTAAGAATGGAGGTGAATGACTTACTTGACAAAGAAACCAGATTGTGGCTTCAACGTTCCAGGGCTCTTTGGGCGGTTCATGGTGACAAGAACTCCAAGTTTTTCCACAGTAGAGCCATTCAATGCCACCGAAAGAATAAAattgaaggaataaaaaattcagAGGGCCAGTGGTGTTCCCGGCCTAAGGAAATTGCTGATTGTTTGGTTAATTTCTACAAAAACTTATTCACTTCTTCAGGCACCTGTCAACCTGCAAAAGCATTGTCCACCATCCAAAAGGTTGTTACTGAAGATATGAACATACAGTTGAATGCATATTTCATGGAATGGGAGATCAAATTAACAATAAGTCAAATGGCACCTCTTAAAGTTCTCGGTCCGGATGAAATGCCCCCATTATTCTACCAAAACTACTAGGACTTGATAGGTAATGATATCACACAAGCTGtcctttattttcttaattcagCCACTCTCCCACCACGCCTCAATCACACTTTCATTACACTGATTCCTAAAGTCTCTAACCCTGAAGTGGCTTCTAAATTTCGTCCTATAAGTCTCTGTAACgtcttatataaaatattttccaaagttTTGGCTAACAAGCTGAAAAGGATTTTACCTCAGATCATTACATAACACCAAAGTGCATTTACCAAGAATCGTCTTATCTCGGATAATATTATGGTGGCCTTTGAATCTCTCCATATCATGAAGCAGCATAAATCATCCAATGATGGATATATGGCACTAAAACTCGATTTGAGTAAGGCATACGATCGAGTGGAATGTATTTTTTTACAAGAAGTTATGAAAAAAATGGGATTTAACCACCGGTGGATTTCGTTGCTAATGGTGTGTGTGACTACAACCTCTTATTCTATTCTTGTCAATGGTGAGCCCAAGGGGATGATTATACCCACCCGTGGGATTCGACAAGGTGACCCTCTCTCACCCTTCCTATTCCTTCTTTGTACTGAAGGTCTTCATGGCCTTATCTCTCAAGCAGCCCATATTGGTGATATTCATGGTTTCCAATTGTGTAGAAGAAGTCCGAAGCTAACTCACCTTTTGTTTGTAGATGacagtttgtttttttttcaaatctaacATCGGCAAATGTCAAAGGGTGCTAGATATCTTGGGTGTATACGAGAAGTGTTTGGGGCAACAAATAAATAGATCCAAAAccaccattttttttagcaaatccACTTCTGATGATCGAAGACACACCATAAAGGAGTTGCTTGGTGTTCCCGAAATTCGAGAGTACGAGAGGTACTTGGGTTTACCATCTTTtgtgggaaagaagaagaaagcaagcTTTGAGTATATTAAGGAGAGGGTATGGAGGAAATTACAAGGTTAGGGAGGAAAAATTACTCTCTCAAGTGGGTAGGGAAGTTCTAATTAAGCCATGGTTCAAGCCATCCCCACTTATACCATGGATTGCTTTAAACTTCCTTTGGGTTTGTGTGATGAAATTGAGAGTATGattaggaaattttggtggggccaacgTGGAGACCgtagaaaaattcattggatCAGTTGGGTGGTTTTGTGCAAGCCAAAGGCGGAAGGTGGTATGGGTTTCAAAAATCTGGCCTTGTTCAACGATGCTCTCTTGGCCAAGTAAGCTTGGCATCTTCTTCATAATAAAGAATCCCTATTCTACCAGATCTTTAAATCCAAGTTCTTCCCTCACGGTTCAATTATGGATGCTTCGGTTTGCTCACAGGGGTCCTATGCATGGAAGAGTTTATTGAAGGGTAAAGAGGTATTAAGGAAAGGTCTCAGATGGCGAATTGGCACTGGGGATGCTATCAATCTTTGGTCTGACCCGTGGCTACCCTCTACCATTCAACCACAAATTCAATCCCTAGTGGTCCAAGATTTTGCAAATGCCAAGGCATCAACCCAATTTATAAATGTTGGGATGCTAATCTATTGAATAGGCTTTTTCTACCTCATGAGGTGCTTCTTATTTAGTCTATCCCTTTGAGCCATAGACCAGTTGAAGATAAGCTTGTGTGGCCCTATAATCTTTCTGGGGTTTATACTGTGAAATCTGGATACAAATTGCTATCTTAGGAGGTGCAGGTTTCGGATTTCAGGTCACAAGGGGTGGATAATGATGTTTGGAAGGTGGTTTAGGGTTTAAAAGTCCAAAATaagattagaaattttatatGGAAAGCCATCTGAAACTCCATACCTGTGAAAACTAATCTAGTAAAGAGGAAAGTTTTAATTGATGACTCTTGTGGTCATTGCCATCATGATCCAAAGGATGTACTCCATGCTCTTTGGCAATGCACTCTGTTGGATCCTGTGTGGAGTTCAAATCCTTGCTAGTCTTTTTGGGCTTCAAATCAGTTTTCAAGTTTTGTGGATTTAGTACAATATCTGTGCAAGGAAAGCCTGAACTTAGAGCTGTTTGCACAAATCTCATGGACTATTTGGTTTCGCAGAAACTAGTTTAGGACTAGCACCAAACCATTTCCTGTGGATCAAGTAATGCTCGATGCCCTTGTTGCACTTTTAGCCTTCATTCATGCAATCCCCCCAAAGCCACCAGATTGTGAGACACGACCTCCCCAACACATTAAATGGAAGCCCCCTGATCCTAACTGCCTCAAAGTGAACTTTGATGGAGCTGTTTTTAGAGAGGGAAATATGGCTGGAGTTGGAGTAATTATTCGTGATGAGAAGGGTCAGATTATAGCTTTTATGGCTGAAAAAGTACCACTTCCCAATTCCGTTGCTGCTCTTGAAGCAGTAGCAGCTGTCAAGGCTCTCAATTTTGTTGCTAAATTAGGCATCTCA
The sequence above is drawn from the Quercus lobata isolate SW786 chromosome 12, ValleyOak3.0 Primary Assembly, whole genome shotgun sequence genome and encodes:
- the LOC115970359 gene encoding uncharacterized protein LOC115970359, yielding MPDGIEPPQSAQPFRFREMWLADKGCSDMVKVEWCREDNDIAGFGVTQKINRCGKALTQWSQRCFGSVRKDLQKKKQLLTRAEFDALIFGANYRVGELRMEVNDLLDKETRLWLQRSRALWAVHGDKNSKFFHSRAIQCHRKNKIEGIKNSEGQWCSRPKEIADCLVNFYKNLFTSSGTCQPAKALSTIQKVVTEDMNIQLNAYFMEWEIKLTISQMAPLKVLGPDEMPPLFYQNY